The Synergistaceae bacterium nucleotide sequence AATCGAGCGATAGATTGAGAACAACTGTGACCTGTAAAGCCCAGGGTAAGGGGCAGAAAATATAAGGAGGATGGGGTTATGAGTAAGAAACTGGTAGCGTATTTCTCGGCTAGTGGTGTTACTCGCAACGTGGCAAAGGCGCTGGTGGAGGCGGTTGGTGCCGACATGTACGAGATTAAGCCGCAAGTACCATACACAAAAGCCGACTTGGACTGGCAGGATAAAAATTCCCGCAGTTCGATTGAAATGAACGACAAATCTTCACGTCCGGCGATTACCGATAAAGACGCAAATATCGGCGTGTATGACGTTGTATTTGTC carries:
- a CDS encoding flavodoxin (An electron-transfer protein; flavodoxin binds one FMN molecule, which serves as a redox-active prosthetic group) — its product is MSKKLVAYFSASGVTRNVAKALVEAVGADMYEIKPQVPYTKADLDWQDKNSRSSIEMNDKSSRPAITDKDANIGVYDVVFVGFPIWWYVAPTIINTFLESYDFAGKTIVPFATSGGSGIGETVAHLKGSVNTSTVITEGKILNGRQTKESLTVWINSLRL